The following proteins are encoded in a genomic region of Nicotiana sylvestris chromosome 4, ASM39365v2, whole genome shotgun sequence:
- the LOC138889203 gene encoding uncharacterized protein, translated as MDRKCRDYLWRSSEEKRKVALVSWEKLCIPKKNGGLNIKSCKKWNVASVGILIWQLTKKEDTLWIRWVHGLYMRGDQNIWDHKPPAGCSWYWRKLNSVKAEMKDWFNSTTYHVVKLEAVDLIWNSTMLPRHRVIVWLANQDRLLFKERPARLQIHIGNNLCCLYDDAKEETSSHLFSECKWITELRLIIEQWPGIHIQSMGVGKSLVWMKRRHWSKLKKEIAEAIWGAMIYHTWRERNSKLFKDENVNREIIVT; from the exons ATGGACAGGAAATGTAGAGACTATCTATGGCGAAGctcagaagagaaaagaaaagtgGCACTAGTGTCTTGGGAAAAACTTTGTATTCCTAAGAAGAATGGAGGTCTAAACATAAAAAGTTGCAAGAAGTGGAATGTGGCTTCTGTTGGAATATTAATCTGGCAGTTAACAAAAAAGGAGGATACATTATGGATAAGATGGGTTCATGGCCTTTATATGAGAGGGGACCAGAACATATGGGATCATAAGCCACCAGCTGGTTGTAGCTGGTATTGGAGGAAATTGAACTCAGTCAAGGCAGAGATGAAAGATTGGTTTAATAGTACTACTTATCACGTAGTG AAATTGGAGGCTGTTGATCTGATATGGAACTCAACAATGCTACCTAGACACAGGGTAATAGTATGGCTGGCTAACCAAGACAGATTACTGTTTAAGGAGAGACCGGCTAGATTGCAAATTCATATTGGCAACAACTTATGTTGTCTCTATGATGATGCAAAAGAGGAAACTTCTTCACATCTTTTCTCTGAATGCAAATGGATAACTGAATTGAGATTGATAATAGAACAATGGCCAGGCATACACATACAGAGTATGGGAGTTGGGAAAAGTCTGGTATGGATGAAAAGAAGACATTGGAGTAAACTCAAAAAGGAAATAGCAGAGGCCATTTGGGGTGCCATGATTTACCATACATGGAGAGAAAGGAACTCTAAGTTGTTCAAGGATGAAAATGTAAATAGAGAA